One genomic segment of Candidatus Fukatsuia endosymbiont of Tuberolachnus salignus includes these proteins:
- a CDS encoding DUF1799 domain-containing protein, translated as MEVWPDIWPSFLVMRAMSTQWRTGMAGPTGLDYGCLLHVMTLLGVEPRATVFDDIRTLKSIALSLIHKRHST; from the coding sequence ATTGAAGTCTGGCCTGACATCTGGCCGTCTTTCCTCGTCATGCGGGCGATGTCGACCCAATGGCGCACGGGGATGGCGGGTCCGACTGGCCTGGATTATGGCTGCCTACTCCACGTGATGACTCTACTAGGCGTAGAACCCCGCGCAACCGTTTTTGACGATATCCGCACCCTGAAAAGTATCGCCTTGTCCCTTATTCACAAGAGGCATTCAACATGA
- a CDS encoding phage tail protein: MGFALPNGAQVYLASDYETALPFTAITNAAHAMLTVVGNDKIKKDDLVHISSGWTGLNERVARVSAATATSITLENIDTRQTTQFVAGGGMGSIRKIKTWTEIPQIKEVSSSGGEQQTVSLQFLSDTVQRNVNTVKAPRTLTYTLGHDPALAIYPLLRAVDQGQAIVAFSMFVPGPKEKRYWSATVAFNDVPHTEVNAVETVSLVLNLQSPAMTFYKEPA, translated from the coding sequence ATGGGCTTTGCCTTACCGAATGGTGCCCAGGTTTACCTGGCCTCAGACTACGAAACCGCGCTACCGTTTACGGCTATCACGAATGCTGCCCATGCGATGCTCACAGTAGTCGGCAACGATAAAATTAAAAAGGATGACCTTGTTCACATTTCTTCCGGCTGGACGGGACTCAATGAACGGGTTGCTCGCGTGTCGGCGGCGACGGCAACCAGCATCACCTTGGAAAATATCGACACCCGCCAGACCACGCAATTTGTTGCCGGTGGTGGAATGGGCAGCATCCGCAAAATAAAAACTTGGACAGAAATTCCGCAAATCAAAGAGGTGTCCAGTTCTGGTGGCGAGCAACAAACGGTCAGCCTGCAATTTTTATCGGATACAGTGCAACGTAATGTTAACACCGTGAAAGCCCCGCGCACCTTGACCTATACCTTGGGACATGATCCTGCTTTGGCGATTTATCCGCTATTACGGGCCGTCGATCAGGGTCAAGCAATCGTCGCCTTCTCGATGTTCGTCCCGGGCCCGAAAGAAAAACGCTACTGGTCAGCCACGGTGGCCTTTAACGACGTCCCCCATACCGAAGTCAATGCCGTTGAAACCGTCTCGCTGGTCCTGAATCTGCAGAGTCCCGCGATGACGTTTTACAAAGAACCCGCCTAA
- a CDS encoding phage tail assembly chaperone, whose translation MSIEFTLQPQPRFKADVAIPRAGLEAGIVTFTFKHVPLNEMAEREKRKNQTGLDFVEHITAAWALPDELNRDNLTKLANNYPQAIEAIIHTFYRELLGQREKN comes from the coding sequence ATGTCGATTGAATTTACCTTACAACCCCAGCCACGCTTTAAAGCCGATGTGGCTATTCCACGCGCGGGCCTGGAGGCCGGTATCGTGACCTTTACCTTCAAACATGTGCCACTCAACGAGATGGCGGAGCGGGAAAAACGCAAAAACCAAACGGGATTGGATTTTGTTGAACACATTACCGCCGCCTGGGCGCTGCCCGATGAGTTAAATCGTGACAATTTGACCAAATTGGCGAATAACTATCCCCAAGCCATTGAAGCCATCATTCACACCTTTTACCGTGAGCTCTTGGGTCAACGCGAAAAAAACTGA
- a CDS encoding phage tail tape measure protein, which yields MTEIATISLRVDTSNLEKGDRALEHFGDTAARTATRAEDFNSSFTPATRTLNAFGHQTTQANLSLQQQRDELHRLLGKIHPVTAAFGKLDEREAQLRRYKNLPFLDKDTFDQAARAIHQARDELAQAAQARTAEGRAAAAQAAADKVAAQAKNAFIAKLREQSECQGKTTAEILAYKAAQLGVTQQAAPFIATLREQENSWKKGTISAGQYRMALRQLPMQFTDIATSIAGGMPLYLIAIQQGGQIRDSFGGIANALKAMGQWLTPTKILLGGAATALASVGLAYYRGAQESSTFNKQLILTGQYAGKTATQLQQLAKRLSGDGLTQSALSAALAQVVGSGAFDSTQIEQVSVAAAKMAAATGQSVDDTVKHFTRLQEEPLTAVKALDKQLHFLTASEYEQIAALERAGNTLGAARLAMEAYANALKTRADDIVANLGTMEKAWYSLKNTAKSAWNAMLDIGREQSLSNQIVRVDAQLNDLKKGYFNRTMIQGLEQQKALLTEKKFQADLAAARQTAERQAEAIEKASLQRQDHWRERYANQAQQRSKELKKFNEIATRFSPQEQARIRAAIEARFPDEKRKKSPPIRQATGRPAAVYRDDAATRALLESRQRVAMLREQATLTTSMSEQEKQQVRFTQQIADLKTKSLLTADQQSLLARAKEINASLQLEAQLSRENSQRQKALAALKQMEDTSQSLARRNAQQQARFGLTDKQARCVDQTFQLDNTYQKQKEGITDAEQLEKITAAYLRAKHTLQAGFHQEKRNEGNWLAGMKQGITEYGETAHHVFAATQTLASTTLGNLSSMMTELTTTGQANLKSFATAFLTNIVDIINRLLIAQAIQAAMGWIGGSFTTNPVNATSHSAMGTGVMGMNTRWQSTVPSHASGGYTGEGDKYQPAGIVHKGEFVMTKDATERIGVDNLYALIS from the coding sequence ATGACAGAGATTGCAACGATTTCGCTACGTGTCGACACCTCAAACCTGGAAAAAGGGGACAGGGCACTCGAACACTTTGGCGACACGGCGGCGCGTACTGCCACCCGAGCCGAGGATTTCAATTCATCGTTTACACCGGCTACCCGTACGCTCAATGCGTTCGGCCATCAAACAACCCAGGCCAATCTTAGCCTGCAACAACAGCGTGATGAGCTGCACCGCTTATTGGGTAAAATTCATCCGGTCACCGCGGCCTTTGGCAAGCTTGATGAGAGGGAAGCGCAGCTCAGGCGGTATAAAAACTTGCCGTTCCTTGACAAGGACACCTTTGACCAAGCCGCCCGGGCAATTCATCAGGCGCGTGATGAACTCGCTCAAGCTGCCCAAGCGAGAACCGCTGAAGGTCGTGCCGCGGCGGCGCAAGCCGCTGCAGACAAAGTCGCCGCTCAGGCAAAAAACGCCTTTATTGCTAAACTGCGTGAACAAAGTGAATGTCAGGGGAAAACCACTGCGGAGATTTTGGCCTACAAAGCCGCACAATTGGGCGTCACCCAACAGGCTGCACCTTTCATTGCCACACTCAGGGAACAAGAAAACAGCTGGAAAAAAGGCACGATATCGGCGGGTCAATACCGGATGGCATTACGTCAATTGCCGATGCAGTTTACCGACATTGCGACCTCGATTGCCGGGGGGATGCCGCTGTACCTGATTGCCATTCAGCAAGGAGGACAAATCCGGGACAGCTTTGGTGGCATCGCCAATGCACTCAAAGCCATGGGACAGTGGCTGACACCGACCAAAATCCTGCTCGGGGGCGCCGCGACCGCGCTGGCAAGCGTCGGACTGGCCTACTACCGGGGTGCACAAGAAAGCAGCACCTTCAATAAGCAGCTGATTTTGACCGGCCAGTATGCGGGCAAAACCGCCACTCAATTACAACAGTTGGCTAAACGACTCTCCGGTGACGGGTTAACCCAATCGGCGTTATCGGCAGCTCTGGCACAGGTGGTGGGCAGCGGCGCGTTTGACAGCACACAAATTGAACAGGTCAGCGTGGCGGCCGCCAAAATGGCCGCGGCAACGGGGCAATCCGTCGATGACACCGTCAAACATTTTACCCGCTTACAGGAGGAACCGCTTACTGCGGTCAAAGCATTAGACAAGCAATTACATTTTCTGACGGCTTCCGAGTATGAACAGATAGCCGCGCTGGAACGTGCGGGCAATACTCTAGGTGCAGCACGCCTGGCGATGGAGGCCTATGCCAATGCCCTGAAAACCCGGGCGGATGACATCGTCGCCAATCTGGGTACGATGGAAAAAGCCTGGTACAGCCTGAAAAACACCGCCAAAAGCGCCTGGAATGCGATGCTGGATATCGGCAGAGAGCAAAGCCTGAGCAATCAAATCGTTCGGGTGGATGCTCAGTTAAATGACCTCAAAAAAGGTTACTTTAACCGCACGATGATTCAGGGGCTAGAACAGCAAAAAGCACTGCTAACGGAGAAGAAATTTCAGGCAGACCTTGCAGCTGCCCGCCAAACCGCCGAGCGCCAGGCCGAAGCCATCGAAAAAGCGTCGCTGCAACGCCAAGACCACTGGCGTGAACGCTATGCCAACCAAGCCCAGCAGCGCAGCAAAGAGCTGAAAAAATTTAACGAGATTGCTACCCGATTCAGCCCGCAGGAACAAGCGCGTATCCGTGCGGCTATCGAAGCACGATTTCCCGACGAGAAGCGCAAAAAATCACCCCCTATCCGCCAGGCAACAGGCCGTCCAGCCGCAGTCTACCGTGATGATGCCGCTACCCGCGCCTTACTGGAAAGCCGCCAGCGGGTCGCGATGTTACGTGAACAAGCCACGCTCACCACCTCGATGAGCGAGCAGGAAAAGCAGCAGGTGAGATTCACGCAGCAGATAGCGGATTTAAAAACCAAATCGTTATTGACTGCTGACCAACAATCGCTACTAGCTCGTGCCAAAGAAATCAATGCCAGCCTGCAACTGGAAGCTCAGCTATCCCGTGAGAATAGTCAGCGGCAAAAAGCACTCGCCGCACTCAAACAGATGGAAGACACCAGCCAGTCTCTTGCCCGTCGTAACGCTCAGCAGCAGGCCAGGTTTGGCCTCACCGATAAACAGGCCAGGTGCGTTGACCAGACCTTTCAGCTGGATAATACCTATCAGAAACAAAAAGAAGGCATCACCGATGCCGAACAATTAGAAAAAATCACCGCCGCCTATCTCAGAGCAAAACACACGTTACAGGCGGGTTTTCATCAGGAAAAGCGAAACGAAGGAAACTGGCTCGCGGGCATGAAACAAGGAATAACCGAATACGGTGAAACCGCCCATCATGTCTTCGCTGCGACGCAAACACTGGCTAGCACCACCCTGGGCAACCTGTCCTCGATGATGACCGAATTGACCACCACCGGTCAGGCGAATCTGAAAAGCTTTGCCACGGCATTTTTGACAAATATCGTCGATATCATTAATCGATTACTGATTGCTCAAGCAATACAGGCAGCCATGGGCTGGATAGGGGGGTCGTTTACCACGAACCCTGTAAATGCAACCAGTCACAGCGCCATGGGAACCGGTGTAATGGGCATGAACACCCGCTGGCAAAGCACCGTGCCCAGCCATGCGAGCGGTGGCTACACCGGGGAAGGCGACAAATACCAGCCTGCGGGTATCGTCCACAAAGGCGAATTTGTGATGACTAAAGACGCCACCGAGCGTATTGGCGTCGATAATCTTTATGCCCTTATATCTTGA